From the Leptolyngbya sp. O-77 genome, one window contains:
- the ntrB gene encoding nitrate ABC transporter permease has translation MTADLSSPRRPGRSLSSNLGAWLGKTIRRSIPTAIALFVLLGIWQLLCSGENTPLPGPIQVVKDTWDLIIDPFYRGSGTDQGLFWQIAASLQRVAVGYTLAAIAGIALGILIGVSLLMFQALDPIFQVLRTVPPLAWLPISLAAFRDSQPAAIFVIFITAIWPIIINTAVGVQNIPQDYNNVARVLKLSRMDYFLKVLLPATVPYIFTGLKIAIGLSWLAIVAAEMLTGGVGIGFFIWDAYNSGSNSEVILAIIYVGLVGLLLNALIGFIASRVVPEEQK, from the coding sequence ATGACAGCCGACCTCTCTTCTCCTCGTCGCCCTGGGCGATCGCTCTCTTCTAACTTGGGCGCATGGCTTGGCAAGACCATTCGCCGTTCTATCCCAACGGCGATCGCCCTCTTTGTTCTCCTGGGCATCTGGCAACTGCTGTGTTCGGGCGAGAATACGCCGCTACCAGGGCCGATTCAGGTGGTGAAAGATACGTGGGATTTGATTATCGACCCGTTCTATCGCGGTAGCGGTACGGATCAGGGCTTGTTTTGGCAAATTGCCGCGAGTTTACAGCGGGTGGCGGTGGGATACACGCTGGCGGCGATCGCCGGAATTGCCCTCGGTATCTTGATCGGCGTGAGTTTGCTGATGTTTCAAGCGCTTGACCCCATTTTTCAGGTGTTGCGAACGGTGCCGCCGCTGGCCTGGCTGCCCATTTCCCTGGCCGCCTTCCGCGACTCTCAGCCCGCCGCCATTTTTGTGATTTTCATCACCGCTATCTGGCCCATCATCATCAATACTGCCGTCGGCGTACAAAACATTCCGCAGGACTATAACAACGTCGCCCGCGTGCTAAAGCTGTCGCGGATGGACTACTTCCTCAAGGTGCTGCTGCCCGCCACCGTGCCTTACATTTTCACCGGACTCAAGATTGCGATCGGTCTATCCTGGCTGGCGATCGTTGCTGCGGAAATGCTGACGGGCGGTGTGGGCATCGGCTTCTTTATCTGGGATGCCTACAACAGCGGTAGCAATAGCGAAGTGATCCTCGCCATCATCTACGTCGGTCTGGTGGGTCTGTTGCTGAATGCGCTGATTGGCTTTATCGCCTCCCGCGTTGTGCCCGAAGAGCAGAAGTAG
- a CDS encoding CmpA/NrtA family ABC transporter substrate-binding protein → MSRLSRRKFIFTAGVTAGATILANGCSGDSSPSDTGSPAANAPASPAPVTAADTPEVTTAKLGFIALTDSAPLIIAKEKGLFAKYGMPDVEVLKQASWAVTRDNLELGSSGGGIDGAHILTPMPYLMSAGAITKGNQKVPMNILARLNLNGQGICLANSYKDLKISTDSAPLKEAFAKAKSEKGEIKAAVTFPGGTHDLWMRYWLAAGGIDPDKDISTIVVPPPQMVANIKVNNMEAFCVGEPWPLQTVNQKLGYNALTTGELWKDHPEKAFAMRAEWVEQNPKAAKALLMAVQEAQIWCDDPANKEEMCKIVSGREWFKVPYEDIIDRSKGIYNMGTRQFESQDLMQKYWQDAASYPFKSHDLWFLTEDIRWGYLPADTDTKALIDAVNREDLWREAAKAIGQEAAIPASTSRGVETFFDGVKFDPENPSAYLNALKIKKV, encoded by the coding sequence ATGTCTAGACTTTCTCGGCGGAAATTTATCTTCACGGCAGGCGTGACCGCAGGTGCCACAATCCTAGCGAATGGATGCAGTGGTGACTCGTCGCCCTCGGACACTGGCAGTCCTGCCGCCAACGCTCCAGCCTCGCCCGCTCCTGTGACCGCAGCCGACACACCCGAAGTGACCACGGCCAAGCTCGGCTTCATTGCGCTGACCGATTCCGCACCGCTGATCATCGCCAAAGAGAAAGGTCTGTTTGCCAAGTATGGAATGCCCGATGTGGAGGTGCTGAAGCAGGCTTCGTGGGCGGTCACCCGCGACAACCTGGAACTGGGTTCTAGCGGCGGCGGCATCGATGGAGCGCACATTCTCACGCCCATGCCTTATCTGATGTCGGCAGGCGCGATTACTAAGGGCAACCAGAAGGTGCCGATGAACATTCTGGCGCGTCTAAATTTGAATGGTCAGGGGATTTGCCTTGCTAACTCCTATAAGGATCTGAAAATCAGCACTGACAGTGCGCCGCTCAAGGAGGCCTTTGCCAAAGCCAAGTCTGAGAAGGGCGAAATCAAGGCAGCCGTGACGTTCCCCGGTGGTACCCACGACCTGTGGATGCGCTATTGGCTGGCGGCAGGCGGCATCGACCCTGACAAAGACATTTCGACCATTGTAGTGCCCCCGCCTCAGATGGTGGCCAACATCAAGGTCAACAATATGGAAGCCTTCTGCGTGGGTGAACCCTGGCCGTTGCAAACTGTGAACCAAAAGCTGGGTTACAACGCCCTCACCACGGGAGAACTGTGGAAAGACCACCCCGAAAAGGCGTTTGCGATGCGGGCAGAGTGGGTAGAGCAGAACCCCAAGGCGGCCAAGGCGCTGTTGATGGCTGTCCAAGAAGCGCAGATTTGGTGTGATGACCCCGCGAATAAGGAAGAGATGTGCAAGATTGTCTCTGGTCGTGAGTGGTTTAAGGTGCCCTACGAGGACATCATCGATCGCTCCAAAGGCATTTACAACATGGGGACGCGCCAGTTTGAGAGTCAGGATCTGATGCAGAAATACTGGCAAGATGCTGCATCTTATCCATTCAAGAGCCACGACCTGTGGTTCCTGACGGAAGATATCCGCTGGGGCTACCTGCCTGCCGACACCGACACCAAGGCACTGATTGATGCAGTGAACCGGGAAGATTTGTGGCGTGAGGCAGCGAAGGCGATTGGGCAAGAAGCCGCCATCCCTGCCAGCACCTCTCGCGGTGTCGAGACCTTCTTTGATGGCGTGAAGTTCGATCCGGAGAACCCCAGCGCTTACCTCAATGCTTTGAAGATCAAGAAAGTCTGA